One region of Arcobacter sp. CECT 8983 genomic DNA includes:
- a CDS encoding endonuclease MutS2, whose protein sequence is MNEILKKLDLVEYIDSFSKLFARQKPVVLEGDINLHFRLINELSNFEIKQPVNVENLDTQIIHIQKQGILKSYEIYEFIKIINYFLYLKKFSFEGKLEEWIEKIIIPEELIKICDYFDEKAKLKHGIDEDYDRVVEAIKQNKQEIKQNLYKTINSSKIRSYMVDSQVHYINGEECLLVRGGFNHVLKAQVLDRSNSGFFYVLPHSVSTLKQKQNDLQNKQEEILLKLCKQITSTFEKHLLFLKFINKEFDRFDHYQARLHFAKIGDKNFILPNKKGKNRLVEFKHPALHEPKPISIDFSKSVIMITGVNAGGKTMMLKSILSAVFLSKYLLPYNAHHETEIGNFKSIQAVLDDPQSVKNDISTFAGRMVEFSKLFSSKGAIVGVDEIELGTDSDEAASLFKVIIEDLIQKDMKIIITTHHKRLAALMASNENVELIAALYDEANQKPTYEFLQGTIGKSYAFETASRYGIPHNVIKRAKEVYGEDKDRLNELIERSSALEIELKQKIAKLDEEIKEHERLNRNLKDTKESLDNHIFMEKSKLHKEYRDARDEAKKAIKAKISKEGHRHLNTAHEKASQIKTQKVKDVEENLKEGDRVKYRNSKGVIISIKGKRAFIENELGMRLQVPLVDLSRSGNPPKIKQKPKATVTVQKPDSGHVKLDLHGQRVEEALENLDKFISDSLIAGFDEVLVYHGIGTGKLAAATKKYLDKHPKIKAYEDAHPSSGGFGAKVIKL, encoded by the coding sequence ATGAATGAAATATTAAAAAAATTAGATTTAGTAGAGTATATAGACTCTTTTTCAAAACTTTTTGCAAGGCAGAAGCCTGTAGTGTTAGAAGGTGATATCAATCTTCACTTTAGATTAATAAATGAGCTTTCAAATTTTGAAATAAAACAACCAGTAAATGTAGAAAATTTAGATACACAAATAATTCATATTCAAAAACAAGGTATTTTAAAATCTTATGAAATATATGAATTTATAAAAATCATTAATTACTTTTTATATCTAAAAAAATTCTCTTTTGAAGGAAAACTAGAAGAGTGGATAGAAAAAATTATTATTCCCGAAGAGCTTATAAAAATTTGTGATTATTTTGATGAAAAAGCAAAACTAAAACATGGTATTGATGAAGATTATGACAGAGTAGTTGAAGCAATAAAACAGAATAAACAAGAGATAAAACAAAATCTTTATAAAACTATAAATTCAAGTAAAATTAGATCTTATATGGTTGACTCTCAAGTTCATTATATAAATGGTGAAGAGTGTTTACTTGTAAGAGGTGGTTTTAATCATGTTTTAAAAGCACAGGTTTTAGACAGGTCAAACTCTGGATTCTTTTATGTTTTACCACATAGTGTTAGTACTTTAAAACAAAAACAAAATGATTTACAAAATAAACAAGAAGAGATTTTATTAAAACTTTGTAAACAAATCACTTCTACTTTTGAAAAGCATTTACTATTTTTAAAGTTTATAAATAAAGAGTTTGATAGGTTTGATCATTATCAAGCAAGACTTCATTTTGCAAAAATTGGTGATAAAAACTTTATTTTACCGAATAAAAAAGGTAAAAATAGACTTGTAGAGTTTAAGCATCCAGCACTTCATGAGCCAAAACCTATTTCTATTGATTTTAGCAAATCAGTTATTATGATTACTGGTGTAAATGCTGGTGGTAAAACTATGATGTTAAAATCCATTTTAAGTGCAGTGTTTTTATCTAAATATTTACTTCCTTATAATGCTCACCATGAGACAGAAATTGGAAATTTCAAATCAATTCAAGCAGTTTTAGATGATCCACAAAGTGTAAAAAATGATATCTCAACTTTTGCAGGAAGAATGGTAGAGTTTTCTAAACTATTCTCTAGTAAAGGTGCAATTGTTGGAGTGGATGAAATAGAACTTGGAACAGATTCAGATGAAGCAGCAAGTCTGTTTAAAGTGATAATTGAAGACTTAATTCAAAAAGATATGAAGATTATTATAACAACTCACCACAAAAGACTTGCAGCACTTATGGCATCAAATGAAAATGTTGAGTTAATAGCAGCTCTTTATGATGAAGCAAATCAAAAGCCAACTTATGAGTTCTTACAAGGAACTATTGGTAAATCATATGCCTTTGAAACAGCTAGTAGATATGGAATTCCTCATAATGTAATCAAAAGAGCAAAAGAAGTTTATGGGGAAGATAAAGATAGGTTAAATGAACTTATAGAAAGAAGTTCAGCCTTAGAAATTGAGTTAAAACAAAAGATTGCAAAACTTGATGAAGAGATAAAAGAGCATGAAAGATTAAATAGAAATCTAAAAGATACAAAAGAGAGTCTAGATAATCATATTTTCATGGAAAAATCAAAACTTCACAAAGAGTATAGAGATGCAAGAGATGAAGCTAAAAAAGCAATTAAAGCAAAAATCTCTAAAGAGGGACATAGACACTTAAACACAGCCCATGAAAAAGCTTCACAAATTAAAACCCAAAAAGTTAAAGATGTTGAGGAGAACTTAAAAGAGGGTGATAGAGTTAAATATAGAAACTCTAAAGGAGTTATTATCTCAATCAAAGGTAAACGTGCTTTCATTGAAAATGAATTAGGTATGAGACTTCAAGTTCCATTAGTTGACCTTTCAAGAAGTGGAAATCCTCCTAAAATAAAACAAAAACCAAAAGCAACTGTAACAGTTCAAAAACCAGATTCTGGTCATGTAAAACTAGACTTACATGGACAAAGAGTAGAAGAGGCATTAGAAAACTTAGATAAGTTTATTTCTGACTCTTTAATTGCAGGATTTGATGAAGTTTTAGTTTACCATGGTATTGGTACTGGAAAATTAGCAGCAGCTACAAAGAAGTATCTTGACAAACATCCAAAAATAAAAGCATACGAAGATGCCCACCCAAGTAGTGGTGGTTTTGGTGCAAAAGTTATAAAACTATAA
- a CDS encoding histidine kinase dimerization/phosphoacceptor domain -containing protein — protein sequence MQLIPNMQNEQKKQILNEIENIIYLTTQQVILAEKAIKNNGIIKRDKLKSIMELEANKIYNNINRLSDIEKLSAITYKTNNKEASFNITILDKNKNVIFQVEKEDFSQIKDKLRIDDFLRYDEKNEYVCSSGIRKFFYTKKLTDTDKYFVLSCDIDKMPIKGKGLELNIKADIQSSFSRLERFHKGKTYLMWLNIKNAKENKVLYNKNDNSEYNTKYCLSRLSKFRFPKTGLLTGKEILNAIDKEPIKHLLDSSEDPGNYVYPTLTWVRLISGDSNEKFLYITSVYEKDFIQNIDSSLLKVLPAVIISFIIALIIGAFLFRRLFKSINILTHTSKQVNEGKLYHRNNLKGNDDIAMLANSFDKMLDSLEKNINDLDKKVEDKTKQLSNSLKEKETLLKEIHHRVKNNLAITINLIKLEKSKIKNKDTLDSLTNIQERIFVMELLHRKLYESENLSFISLKKYIKELTKDIELSYNKTNYIKINNHIDDINMDIDNALPCGIIITELITNCFKYAFNGKNGVIDVSFKCINNKCYLTVKDNGIGLDKNIDINNTETLGLQIISNIVKGQLFGEFKYSYHHGSKFDIIFNI from the coding sequence ATGCAACTTATACCAAATATGCAAAATGAACAAAAAAAACAGATCTTAAATGAAATTGAGAATATTATATATTTAACTACTCAACAAGTGATTCTTGCAGAAAAAGCAATCAAAAATAATGGGATTATTAAAAGAGATAAATTAAAATCTATTATGGAACTTGAAGCAAATAAAATATATAACAATATCAATAGATTAAGTGATATAGAAAAATTATCAGCAATTACATATAAGACAAATAATAAAGAGGCTTCATTTAATATTACAATTTTAGATAAAAATAAAAATGTAATCTTTCAAGTGGAAAAAGAAGATTTTAGTCAAATAAAAGACAAACTAAGAATAGATGATTTTCTAAGATATGATGAAAAAAATGAATATGTTTGTTCTTCTGGAATTAGAAAGTTTTTTTATACAAAGAAATTGACTGATACAGATAAATATTTTGTATTATCTTGTGATATTGATAAAATGCCAATTAAAGGCAAAGGACTTGAACTAAATATTAAAGCTGATATTCAAAGTAGCTTTTCAAGGCTAGAAAGATTTCATAAGGGAAAGACTTACCTAATGTGGCTAAATATTAAAAATGCAAAAGAGAATAAAGTTTTATATAATAAAAATGATAATTCAGAATATAATACAAAATATTGTTTAAGCAGATTATCAAAATTTAGATTTCCAAAAACTGGACTTCTTACTGGAAAAGAAATCTTAAATGCAATAGATAAAGAGCCTATAAAACATCTTCTTGACTCCTCTGAAGATCCAGGTAACTATGTTTATCCTACTTTAACTTGGGTTAGATTAATAAGTGGTGATAGCAATGAAAAGTTTCTTTATATAACTTCAGTATATGAAAAAGATTTTATTCAAAATATAGACTCTTCTTTATTGAAAGTTTTACCAGCTGTGATTATCTCTTTTATTATTGCACTAATAATTGGTGCTTTTTTATTTAGAAGATTATTTAAAAGTATAAATATACTTACACATACTTCAAAGCAAGTAAATGAAGGTAAGTTATATCATAGAAATAATTTAAAAGGGAATGATGACATAGCAATGTTGGCAAACTCTTTTGACAAAATGTTAGATTCTTTAGAAAAAAATATTAATGACTTAGATAAAAAAGTTGAAGATAAAACAAAACAATTGAGTAATTCTTTAAAAGAAAAAGAAACTTTGCTAAAAGAGATTCATCATAGGGTAAAAAACAATTTAGCCATCACTATAAATTTAATTAAATTAGAAAAATCAAAAATCAAAAATAAAGACACATTAGATTCTCTTACTAATATCCAAGAAAGAATTTTCGTAATGGAGCTATTACATAGAAAACTATATGAATCAGAGAACTTAAGCTTTATTTCATTAAAAAAATATATAAAAGAACTAACAAAAGATATTGAGCTTAGTTACAATAAAACAAATTACATCAAAATAAACAATCACATTGATGATATAAACATGGATATTGATAATGCACTACCTTGTGGAATTATCATAACAGAGTTAATTACAAATTGTTTCAAGTATGCATTTAATGGTAAAAATGGTGTAATTGATGTATCTTTTAAATGTATTAATAATAAATGTTATTTAACTGTTAAAGATAACGGTATAGGCTTAGATAAAAATATTGATATAAATAATACCGAAACTTTAGGTTTACAGATTATTTCAAATATTGTAAAAGGGCAGTTATTTGGTGAGTTTAAATATTCTTATCATCATGGTTCTAAGTTTGATATAATTTTTAATATATAA
- a CDS encoding aldolase catalytic domain-containing protein, whose translation MLERKGSILSVRKDVKVFDCTIRDGGLVNNYHFTDEFVKAHYEMCVAAGIDYMEIGKNVSPTVMSEDEYGAWNFCKEEDIKRIVGENNTNMKIATMADVGRTIKEEIPPKSESVVDMIRIATYIHQLPEAIELIEDFHAKGYETTCNIMAISKSFDDELTEVLTQLAETNVDVIYIADSFGSFYPEQINKLTAKYLSFAKPAGKKVGIHAHNNLTLAYANTLEAMIYGTSYLDVTVCGLGRGAGNCAMELLLGFLKNPKYKLAPVLKFIEQHMVALEKELDWGPSVPYIITGHLNEHPRPAMKARDEGDTEYVKFYDKLTEEYS comes from the coding sequence ATGTTAGAAAGAAAAGGTTCTATACTTTCGGTTAGAAAAGACGTAAAAGTTTTTGACTGTACTATAAGAGATGGTGGACTTGTTAATAATTACCACTTTACTGATGAATTTGTAAAAGCTCACTACGAAATGTGTGTTGCAGCTGGAATTGACTATATGGAAATCGGTAAAAACGTATCACCAACTGTTATGAGTGAAGATGAGTATGGGGCTTGGAACTTCTGTAAAGAAGAGGATATTAAAAGAATTGTAGGTGAAAACAATACTAATATGAAAATTGCTACTATGGCAGATGTTGGAAGAACTATAAAAGAAGAGATTCCACCAAAGTCTGAATCAGTAGTAGATATGATTAGAATTGCTACATATATTCACCAACTACCAGAAGCTATTGAGTTAATTGAAGATTTCCATGCAAAAGGTTATGAAACTACATGTAATATCATGGCTATTTCAAAATCATTTGATGATGAGTTAACAGAAGTTTTAACACAACTTGCTGAAACAAATGTAGATGTAATCTATATTGCAGATAGCTTTGGTTCTTTTTATCCAGAACAAATAAATAAACTAACAGCAAAATATTTATCATTTGCAAAACCAGCTGGTAAAAAAGTTGGTATCCATGCACACAATAACCTAACACTTGCATATGCTAATACATTAGAAGCTATGATTTATGGAACTAGCTACCTTGATGTTACAGTTTGTGGATTAGGAAGAGGTGCAGGAAACTGTGCTATGGAATTACTACTTGGGTTCTTAAAAAATCCAAAATATAAATTAGCTCCTGTATTAAAATTTATTGAGCAACATATGGTTGCTTTAGAAAAGGAGTTAGACTGGGGTCCAAGTGTACCGTACATCATTACAGGTCACTTAAATGAACATCCAAGACCAGCTATGAAAGCTAGAGATGAAGGTGATACTGAATACGTTAAATTTTATGATAAATTAACAGAAGAGTATAGTTAA